A region of the Silene latifolia isolate original U9 population chromosome 9, ASM4854445v1, whole genome shotgun sequence genome:
aaacaccgctttttgccttggttgacctaggtataaagtggattcgaacaggttccaagcatcccacaaatgcttggtggtgactccgaacatctctgcatcgtgtcgagacctttaccgagacgaaaccgaccgatctaaagcgatctggtcgaaagcatttttacgtcaccgaccgtggctttcagaccgctgcatgtccatagattggcttggcgtgcaggtggcccgtgaccgcagattggtaggtggcccaaatccacagaccggcatgTGGCCCACGTCCACACTTAATTTTCCATGACCCACTCACTTGATTGATCACAAGGGACGAGTCTCCATGTACCAGCAACTTCTTCACACCCAAGTCAAGAGCACTGCGTAAACCAAGcaaacatgcttcatattcagcggcgttgttcGTGACATTGAAATCCAGCTTGATGGACACGGGCACGTGTTCACCTACTGGCGAGATAAAAAGAATGCCCACTCCATACCCCAtgtagttcgatgctccattGAAATACAAATCCCATACATCATCCTCGACGTGAACCACGTCTTCATCGGAAAATGACCAAGTGTCGACGACTTCTGTTTCTTCGATTGGATTGTCGGCGACGAAATCGGAAACTGCCCTGCCCTTGatcactttcaaaggtacatacttgaaATCGAACTCTGATAACATGAGGATCTATCTTGAAATTCTTCCGATTAGCACTGGTTTTCTAAACAAGTACTTGatcggatccattttggagtagacACTCACactgtagctaagcatgtaatgtgtCAATTTCTTCGTTGCACAGACTAGGGCAAAACACGACTTTTCAAGAGGTGTATAATTTACTTCATAGTCTAAAAACTTTTTACTGATGTAgaaaatagctctttcttctttgtcaactgtttgggctaacatagcccttATTGCTGTATCCGTAACAGTTAGATACAATGATAACGGCAGCCCGGCTACTGGTAGGCTTAAAACTGGTGGAGAAGACAACACTTCCTTTATTTTATCGAACGCGGCCTGACATTGGTCATCCCACATAACATGTTCTCCGACCTTCAGTTTCTTAAAGatcggctcacaaatcattgtcaACTTCGCGACGAAatgacttatgtattgaacttgataccgtcgtcaggtaccaaaaataaatacctaagtactcctaacagaagctagtggtaagaagggtcgatctccacagggagtcaaaaatgagaCTTATCTGCTTTAaattagtctaagagtaacgggggttggagtatgatttctaaactaagagagatAGCAAGAGAATTTGagcgataaaaataaagggattaacaataaagagagagaactaggattgtcgggtcaccaatgaatgtcagataattgcagctaaggtcacagatcggtcacttgtatcggtctaagaggcaacgaatatctccttctggtctcaattcaccctaaaacactattagcttagcttccgccctcactaaagcatcctaatgttcactgcaggtctcaccccttccaaccttccggtctaggtcaaggcttaccaaataaattagctagatgcgtcgactcaagcagctaattatagttaattgcagtgattaacaacaaagacgtgattttagcaacagatctgcaaacttaattagcaactaacatcaactcattggatcccctaaatcctagcaggagaattagctaaacataataatcaataaagcaaaagagaaggaaaaagaaagaacaaacataatgaaaGATACAAACTAAAGAGAGGAAAAATTAAATAGAGAGagcaaaagaaagattacaaagtagcaaatccggaaaaaaaaaaaagcaagcaAAGTTCCCAGCAGTAATTAAGGGTAAGAGCAGTGATTAAGAGTATATGAGATGTTTTTCACCTAATcccccgacttcctttatatagggaagtgattattaacataaaataaaccaaacacggaataaaaatcccgagtatataagctagtcactcgatcgagtaactttatatcactcgagcgaacaaatccaagctaaaacctctcgatcgaggacattagttactcgatcgaacactatcaaaaataagtcattcgatcgaagacaataactactcgatcgaacaatatagtactcgatcgagtactttccagcgcacaattcctgcttcgcgcagtgaacttcaaacggctgccactTCTTCGTTACTTAAGGaaacagagcgtttccggtggcgttggaaagctaaggggacaggctttcatctccaa
Encoded here:
- the LOC141601799 gene encoding uncharacterized protein LOC141601799, whose amino-acid sequence is MICEPIFKKLKVGEHVMWDDQCQAAFDKIKEVLSSPPVLSLPVAGLPLSLYLTVTDTAIRAMLAQTVDKEERAIFYISKKFLDYEVNYTPLEKSCFALVCATKKLTHYMLSYSVSVYSKMDPIKAVSDFVADNPIEETEVVDTWSFSDEDVVHVEDDVWDLYFNGASNYMGYGVGILFISPVGEHVPVSIKLDFNVTNNAAEYEACLLGLRSALDLGVKKLLILGIYIKSQSLALYKTRIEELENYFEDIQYIHLPREENQFIDALSKLDALINIPDHIDNMPICVERRSSPAYVKAIDDAKEGETEPWYTAILKFKETGEYPSDLAMRGKHALRMLSAQFIRTDDGQLYKKMAQGVLL